TATAGCATAAGTTAAACTTACGtacatatttgtatttgtacgaaacaaaaatattttaaagaatatatatttttataattaaagtataaaatatGTATCCCCTCCTATtcttatacccaaaaaaaaaaatccaatttggCTAAATTTCAATATTCTTGTCAACAATGTACAATTATTTTGCTGAGCGGTCAATAAACTAAAACTTTCATATAAATGTAATATTTGTTGAGGTGAAAGTCTAAATATAAAGAATCTCAAGAACGTGCCACAGGACCTCATGCTCTCCGACtaaggtgtgtgtgtgtgtgtctatctATACATATATTGAATACACCAATTATAAAGTATGTATAAAGCAATTCACAATTCACTTCAAATGACCACTAAAGAATCAATTAACATCCTCTAGCTATTATACCCAGGAGACACCAACCATAGCTGGGTTTCTTTCCACATAAACCAAGCAGTGGCAGTTTTAAATTTCTACTGAAAACGGTTCTGACTCACTTCAGATATTAAGAACAGGGCACTTTTTAAGTCCTCCAAAAGTTAAAGATGCACCCTTCAAATGCCTGGAAATAACTGGATAAGAAAAGAACTAATTCTAAGGTTGAATTTTGTCCAGTCACCAAATTTGCATCATAGCAAAGCTTACATCTCACAAACTGGTAGGCATGTTATAGCAATTCAACCATTTTTGTTCTTCAGAATTAGGTGGTGCACAGCACAAGGGGGGGAAAAATCTAAGGGGAAGGGTGACCAATGGCAACTCAAGCCCATAGTAGGCGAGGGTACATAAATTTTGTTTCGTGAACATTTTACAACCATGAGTGGTCTGGCAAAACCTGTGCACTTAAAGAagattggaaaaagaaaaaagacaaaaaaacacaaataatattaaaagcCTAAATAACTGTTTTAATAGAATCCTCAGCTCACAAAgcatgaattttctttctttccaggAATGAGaaccaacaaagaaaataaaagcaagCTTACACAAGTTTGGAAGATGGTAGGGAGAGATACCACCAGCGTTTATGAAGAAGTTAATAGTCGCTTAATGCCAGTTTTCTGCTCTGATGTAAGCCTGGTGGGGAACTTGATATTGAATTTGATTCTCAAGTTTCCTCTTTTGGAAGGTTCTTTGGGGATTGGCATTCCTTCTCCCTTAACAACTTCTTCATAGGTGGGACTGATGATGGAGTTGATAGGAACTGTCAGATTCCGCCCATCAAGTGTGGTCAACTGTGCCGTGTAACCTGTCAAAGCTTCCACAAGAGATATCTTCTGGGTGACAATTAGATCATTGCCATCCCTCTTAAAGAGACTATGAGGCTTCTCATCAATAATAAAGATTAGGTCTGAGGGTATAACACCTCGCTGTTCATTTCCCTTCTCCGGAAAAGTGATCTTTGTCCCCTTCTTCCAACCTGGCTTGATCTCAATTGTAAGAATTTCCTCCACTGTAGTCGGTCTCCTGTACAACAAAATAACATATGCAAGACCAGTCAAGACAAACtatcaaaagaaatttcatatGCAGGTGATCTCTTGTCCAATTCTTTTAGATTTCTAGCGCGTGTATAATGCTGTTTCTTGCATACCCAGAAGATTTATAACATTGATGAAACAAACTTACAACAACAACACAGTTACAAAGGAATGATTTTGATTCCTagaaagttaaaaacaaaagaaagaaaatttcattttgttgcACATATATATTTGATAACTTTAGTTCCTTAAGTAATTACAAAGTTTCATGCAAACTATTCTCTCACCCAGCAGACACAATAAGGTCACATAATCATGGATTGACAATATCCCAAACTCCTAACAGTACCACCAATAAAGTTAAGAACAAAAGGTTATCAAGTGTCAAAAGGTTCTAGTAGTTTTACAGCAATTATTGACCTCAAAGTGccaaaattcagaaaatacaAGCTATGGGCCATGTAAGCTTCTTCATTCTGCAGTCATATCTTGAAAAATTATAGACAGCAAGGCATCTTGCTTTAATTATGGACTTTTCACTGGCTCAGAAATCTAAACAAGATCTCAACTACTGGATCTTTCAATATAGAAAACAAAACAGCAAATGCTACAAAAAACATGCATTTGTCAACACAATTTACCCAAACATCTACCATGTATCATCCTGCACACCATCAAAAACAGGAACTTTTGACAGGTAATGACATCGTATGTCCCGCTGGCTGCCAGAACATATTTCTAACTATATACATCTCTAAGATAGCTTCCGTTCCAGAACTGGATTAAAAATAAGATACAACTTAAAACTGTAACAAAATTGAACGTTCACTTATTGCatcaaaacaatcacaatttaATGTGACATTACGATGTATTCATACATAAACACCCCTCTTCCACCAGACATTGTCAAAATATTGCTCTTACCAAAGCAAACTTATTAAATATCAGTTGCAAAATACCATATACACGCCAAACCTACAAGCGCTTAGATGCAGTCTGCTTCAATCACAAGTGGCAAGTTCCGGAGTTATACAGCACAGAAACCCTTCTTTTTAAACTtgaaatacatatttttaaagcaaaaaTAGATGAATAACACACTAACAAGCCTAAGCTCCGGAATCCTCAAAACACATTATATACACATAGCAGAAAATATCAGTTGGCACCCAAAACCTCACATTGGTAAAACTATAATAACTCAGCAAGCTTTACAGTCAAGTAGGTACAAATTACACACCAGCACAAAATCATTATTCAGATAAAATTATGGAATAGACAGAAAAtcaacaaccaagccttagtttcaaaattttggaatcCGCTATAGATCCTCAAAAAACAAGTTAGAGTTaaccacataaatttttttttccaccaccaacaacaacagtATTCTCTTCATTCAATTTTATCCGAAGTCATACTTGATATGAAGTATGCCAATCAATTCAATCTGAAGTCTTGAAATAACAAATTTTGGGGTCCAAAATTTTTTGGGTCAGTTCTGATCTGTGAGAGTCCGTCCGCTAATCTATTCTATACAAAGTCTTAATcgacaaaataaacaaaacaaaaggcataataaaacatgtagatctagaatctaaattgaactaaaaaataGAAACCAATGATATCAAAAACAGTGTGATTGATTAAAAGGTGATCAAAAAATCAAGACTTACCCACTGGAATCAGTGACATCCCTAgaaatcttcatcttctttgtagTTCCTTTATACAAATCCTCCAAACTACACGGCAATGTGCGTTCTATTGCGGCGCCTTTTCGCGGCGCGGCAACAGAGCCCTCACCGGCTCCACCTCTAAACGAAGCAAATATATCATCCCCAAACATACCCCTCGGAAACCCGGACCCGCCCGCACGCGAAGCTCCGTGACCGAAATCGCCCATGCCTCCGAAACCCGAGAACCCgaaaaactcagagaaaatATCGTCCGGACTGCGAGTCGAAAACCGAAACGACGTCGGTCCTCCGGCCTCCGGCCCTCCGGAGAAGCCACCGGCACCCGGCGGCGGCACTTGCCCCTTCAACCCTTCC
The DNA window shown above is from Quercus lobata isolate SW786 chromosome 7, ValleyOak3.0 Primary Assembly, whole genome shotgun sequence and carries:
- the LOC115952460 gene encoding dnaJ homolog subfamily B member 13-like gives rise to the protein MGVDYYKILQVDRNAKDDDLKKAYRKLAMKWHPDKNPNNKKEAEAKFKQISEAYDVLSDPQKRAVYDQYGEEGLKGQVPPPGAGGFSGGPEAGGPTSFRFSTRSPDDIFSEFFGFSGFGGMGDFGHGASRAGGSGFPRGMFGDDIFASFRGGAGEGSVAAPRKGAAIERTLPCSLEDLYKGTTKKMKISRDVTDSSGRPTTVEEILTIEIKPGWKKGTKITFPEKGNEQRGVIPSDLIFIIDEKPHSLFKRDGNDLIVTQKISLVEALTGYTAQLTTLDGRNLTVPINSIISPTYEEVVKGEGMPIPKEPSKRGNLRIKFNIKFPTRLTSEQKTGIKRLLTSS